One window of the Candidatus Poribacteria bacterium genome contains the following:
- a CDS encoding AAA-like domain-containing protein codes for MRRFGTQGPVHPEKNYVVSRATELADFVMRVKEGRYIVIFAPRQTGKTTFFQRALDVFREEEPAYFPIPLNFEEYEGCTPSVFYSGLYEDILEAIENVFARRGEVFSEALTEFLENAEITDHLSMRRFFRNFSKLLGDPRVILIIDEFDGIPKEAVRGFLHSLRRIYVSNSPSRCPHSVGIVGVKSITQLNYDRSISPFNIQDEFNLPNFTLEQVQELLGQYTDEVGQAFAPEVIEAIHKQTAGQPVLVNRFAQILTEELDIPKTESITMTHFPKAHTQLLRGRNTNIEHLTTNIRRNPRFESVLMRIMARDEGVDFNLDDDIISELATYGVIKEGADSMCEILNPIYLYRIMRAFKPLVNGLEQEYFAEDTGEVPRDYLTSTGQIEMEALLDNFRDFIARAGFRILQVPDTPQESVGRHLLLAYLDEFVRRIGGVMHIEVQTGRGRMDILITHNQRKYIIETKIWRGDRHYQAGKKQLAAYLKLEGTTEGYYIVFDHRQDPESRVETETIDDVTVRSYVIPVVQERPSDEGV; via the coding sequence ATGAGACGCTTTGGAACGCAAGGTCCTGTTCATCCGGAGAAAAACTATGTCGTCAGCCGTGCGACTGAGCTTGCGGATTTCGTTATGCGCGTCAAAGAGGGACGTTACATCGTTATCTTTGCGCCGCGGCAGACCGGCAAGACGACTTTCTTCCAGCGCGCCTTGGATGTATTCCGAGAGGAAGAACCCGCCTACTTCCCAATCCCGTTGAATTTTGAGGAATATGAAGGCTGCACGCCGTCGGTTTTTTACAGTGGTCTCTACGAGGATATTCTCGAAGCGATAGAAAATGTTTTTGCGCGGCGCGGAGAGGTTTTTTCCGAGGCATTGACGGAATTTTTGGAGAATGCAGAGATAACCGATCACCTCTCAATGAGAAGATTTTTCAGAAATTTTTCCAAACTCTTGGGTGATCCGCGCGTCATCCTTATCATAGACGAGTTTGATGGTATCCCCAAGGAAGCCGTGAGGGGTTTTTTGCATTCACTCCGTCGTATTTATGTCTCAAATTCTCCTTCCCGATGTCCGCATAGTGTCGGCATTGTCGGTGTCAAGAGTATCACGCAGCTCAACTACGACAGGTCCATCTCTCCGTTTAATATTCAAGACGAATTCAACCTGCCGAACTTCACACTTGAACAGGTGCAAGAACTACTTGGACAATATACAGACGAGGTCGGGCAAGCCTTTGCCCCCGAAGTTATTGAAGCCATTCATAAGCAGACTGCCGGACAACCTGTGCTCGTCAACCGATTTGCGCAGATTCTCACGGAGGAACTGGACATCCCGAAAACCGAGTCGATTACGATGACACACTTTCCAAAAGCACATACGCAACTTCTCCGTGGGCGGAACACCAATATTGAACATTTGACGACCAATATTCGCAGGAATCCACGCTTTGAAAGCGTTCTGATGCGTATCATGGCGCGTGATGAAGGCGTAGACTTCAATCTTGACGATGACATTATCAGTGAACTTGCCACTTATGGGGTTATTAAAGAGGGTGCTGACAGTATGTGTGAGATTCTCAATCCGATTTATCTCTACCGTATTATGAGAGCGTTCAAACCACTCGTGAACGGGTTAGAGCAAGAATACTTCGCGGAAGATACCGGCGAAGTGCCTCGCGATTATCTCACATCTACAGGGCAGATTGAAATGGAGGCGTTACTTGATAACTTCCGAGATTTCATCGCACGTGCGGGTTTTAGAATTTTGCAGGTGCCAGATACGCCACAAGAATCGGTAGGACGGCATCTCCTGCTTGCCTATCTTGACGAGTTTGTTAGACGTATCGGTGGTGTTATGCACATAGAGGTACAAACCGGGCGTGGCAGAATGGACATCCTCATCACGCACAATCAGCGAAAATACATCATTGAGACAAAGATTTGGCGAGGCGATAGGCACTACCAAGCAGGCAAGAAGCAGCTCGCAGCATACCTAAAATTGGAAGGAACAACTGAAGGATATTATATCGTATTTGATCATCGTCAGGATCCTGAGTCGCGTGTTGAGACTGAGACCATTGACGATGTAACAGTCCGGAGTTATGTTATTCCTGTTGTGCAGGAACGCCCTTCGGATGAAGGAGTATGA
- a CDS encoding WYL domain-containing protein — translation MKEYEMPYCTVCKIETDYEYDIALSNGEYLHYSCILMLQMQKHEIETVLRTQNSQLILSLFVPTEGAQEDIASEAEIEDLRAKLAKLESILTGLYDYLPCWPPDWEERKRILIRENGSFCALCDEEADVYLVHDIPVFEGGTNKLDELTLYCAECYRSGFREVDIFGTSTLKPSQSEFSEQFSAIQSAIDNDQKIQFDYKKPSNKRWTTRVVVPERLLNIPNSRESGETLCVEGFCELRQDTRVFALERMQGLEVIED, via the coding sequence ATGAAGGAGTATGAAATGCCGTATTGTACTGTGTGTAAGATAGAAACTGATTATGAATACGATATAGCACTCTCTAACGGGGAGTACCTCCATTATTCATGTATTCTCATGTTGCAAATGCAAAAACATGAGATTGAAACCGTACTACGGACACAGAACTCACAACTCATTTTGTCGCTCTTTGTGCCAACTGAGGGAGCGCAAGAAGATATTGCCTCCGAAGCCGAGATTGAAGATTTACGCGCGAAACTCGCGAAGTTAGAATCCATTTTAACCGGACTTTATGACTATCTACCGTGTTGGCCCCCGGATTGGGAAGAGCGGAAACGGATTCTTATCCGGGAAAACGGTTCTTTCTGTGCACTTTGTGACGAGGAGGCGGATGTCTATTTGGTACACGATATTCCGGTATTTGAAGGTGGGACGAATAAATTGGATGAGCTCACCCTGTACTGTGCTGAATGTTACAGGAGTGGATTCCGTGAAGTCGATATTTTTGGGACTTCTACGCTAAAGCCGTCGCAATCGGAATTCTCGGAACAGTTTTCCGCAATCCAGTCTGCTATTGATAACGACCAAAAAATCCAGTTTGACTATAAGAAGCCGAGCAATAAAAGATGGACGACGCGCGTGGTCGTACCGGAGCGGTTGCTGAATATCCCCAACAGCCGAGAATCGGGTGAGACGTTGTGTGTCGAGGGGTTTTGCGAGTTGCGACAAGATACTCGCGTTTTCGCACTTGAGCGGATGCAGGGGTTAGAGGTAATTGAGGATTAG
- a CDS encoding DUF4433 domain-containing protein, protein MQGLDIRALYYITHIDNLPSILTTGILSHKRIKAENIQNTTIYLKHLVNKRQTKYTSDGENLWHYANLFFQPRNSMLLSVIRSNGKQNIAVLRISNTVLQKQGIFITDGIASNKLTRIYSRSEGLEVLQAQQEMLQSDSWTSWNHSDKIRRQLMAECLVPNQVDPKDIQRFIVADRSVASSVRTHLSFSDFQKLVIANDIDSNIFTPFG, encoded by the coding sequence ATGCAGGGATTGGATATTAGAGCACTCTATTATATTACACATATAGATAACTTGCCTTCTATCCTTACAACAGGGATTCTTTCCCATAAAAGGATTAAGGCAGAGAACATTCAGAACACAACAATTTATCTCAAGCATCTTGTCAACAAGCGTCAGACTAAATACACTTCTGATGGCGAAAATCTCTGGCATTATGCAAATTTATTCTTTCAGCCTCGTAATTCAATGTTGCTCAGCGTTATCAGGTCAAACGGTAAACAGAATATTGCAGTTTTGCGCATTTCAAACACGGTGTTGCAAAAGCAAGGAATTTTCATTACAGATGGTATTGCATCCAACAAGTTAACTCGAATTTATTCTCGATCCGAAGGACTGGAAGTACTTCAAGCACAACAAGAAATGCTCCAATCTGACTCATGGACTTCATGGAACCATTCCGACAAAATCAGGCGACAGTTGATGGCGGAATGTTTAGTTCCCAATCAAGTTGATCCCAAAGATATTCAACGGTTTATTGTTGCTGACCGGAGCGTTGCTAGCTCCGTTCGGACTCACCTATCATTCTCGGATTTTCAGAAACTCGTTATTGCAA